A genomic window from Ursus arctos isolate Adak ecotype North America unplaced genomic scaffold, UrsArc2.0 scaffold_137, whole genome shotgun sequence includes:
- the LOC130543568 gene encoding LOW QUALITY PROTEIN: epiplakin-like (The sequence of the model RefSeq protein was modified relative to this genomic sequence to represent the inferred CDS: inserted 1 base in 1 codon; deleted 1 base in 1 codon), translating into MEVKVGRLRGPAVPVWDVLASGYVSGATREQLLAGFGSGTLGLPALTRRLTTIIEEAEAAGGTERVQRGAARGPQEARPAGRGGSDGDAGPSPGQAEGQGGDEGGAEPAAAGGPQEQALRAATMEVHAGQFRGQRPSVWEVLFSSYLSRARRDELLAQHAAGALAVPALVAVLTRAIEEAEERLSKVSFRGLRRQVSASELHTSGILGPETLRDLAQGTKTLQEVTEMDSVKRYLQGTSCIAGVLVPAKDEPGRQEKMSIYQAMWKGVLRPGTALVLLEAQAATGFVIDPVRNQRLSVEEAVAAGVVGGEIQEKLLSAERAVTGYTDPYTGEQISLFQAMKKDLIVRDHGIRLLXAQIATGGIIDPVHSHRVPVDVAYQRGYFDEEMSRVLADPSDDTKGFFDPNTHENLTYVQLLRRCVLDPETGLYMLQLAGRGSAVHQLSEELRGALREARVAPGPGVLQGQSVSVWELLFYREVPEGLRQDLLGRYRAGALTVQEVGAALTSQLARADDGSPRPAPPDPRGALRAATMEVKVGRLRGPAVPVWDVLASGYVSGATREQLLAGFGSGTLGLPALTRRLTTIIEEAEAAGGTERVQRGAARGPQEARPAGRGGSDGDAGPSPGQAEGQAEVPGAAALRVGGPLLVLPEPGRRDELLAQHAAGALAVPALVAVLTRAIEEAEERLSKVSFRGLRRQVSASELHTSGILGPETLRDLAQGTKTLQELHCGRAGARQGRARRQEKMSIYQAMWKGVLRPGTALVLLEAQAATGFVIDPVRNQRLSVEEAVAAGVVGGEIQEKLLSAERAVTGYTDPYTGEQISLFQAMKKDLIVRDHGIRLLEAQIATGGIIDPVHSHRVPVDVAYQRGYFDEEMSRVLADPSDDTKGFFDPNTHENLTYVQLLRRCVLDPETGLYMLQLAGRGSAVHQLSEELRGALREARVAPGPGVLQGQSVSVWELLFYREVPEGLRQDLLGSWPAPTTGARARPPRTPSGALRAATMEVKVGRLRGPAVPVWDVLASGYVSGATREQLLAGFGSGTLGLPALTRRLTTIIEEAEAAGGTERVQRGAARGPQEARPAGRGGSDGDAGAAPSPAAAGGPQEQALRAATMEVHAGQFRGQRPSVWEVLFSSYLSRARRDELLAQHAAGALAVPALVAVLTRAIEEAEERLSKVSFRGLRRQVSASELHTSGILGPETLRDLAQGTKTLQEVTEMDSVKRYLQGTSCIAGVLVPAKDEPGRQEKMSIYQAMWKGVLRPGTALVLLEAQAATGFVIDPVRNQRLSVEEAVAAGVVGGEIQEKLLSAERAVTGYTDPYTGEQISLFQAMKKDLIVRDHGIRLLEAQIATGGIIDPVHSHRVPVDVAYQRGYFDEEMSRVLADPSDDTKGFFDPNTHENLTYVQLLRRCVLDPETGLYMLQLAGRGSAVHQLSEELRGALREARVAPGPGVLQGQSVSVWELLFYREVPEGLRQDL; encoded by the exons ATGGAGGTCAAGGTGGGCCGCCTGCGGGGGCCGGCGGTGCCCGTGTGGGACGTGCTGGCCTCCGGCTACGTGAGCGGCGCCACGCGGGAGCAGCTGCTGGCCGGCTTCGGCTCGGGGACGCTGGGCTTGCCGGCGCTGACCCGCAGGCTGACCACCATCatcgaggaggcggaggcggccggCGGGACCGAGCGCGTGCAGCGGGGCGCCGCCCGCGGCCCGCAGGAGGCCCGGCCAGCCGGGCGCGGGGGCTCGGACGGCGACGCAGGGCCCTCCCCGGGCCAGGccgagggccag ggcggggaCGAGGGCGGCGCCGAGCCCGCCGCTGCCGGCGGCCCCCAGGAGCAGGCCCTGCGTGCGGCCACCATGGAGGTGCACGCCGGGCAGTTCCGGGGGCAGCGGCCCTCCGTGTGGGAGGTCCTCTTCTCGTCCTACCTGAGCCGGGCCCGCCGGGACGAGCTCCTGGCCCAGCACGCGGCCGGCGCCCTGGCCGTGCCCGCCCTGGTCGCCGTCCTCACCCGGGCCATCGAGGAGGCGGAGGAGCGGCTGAGCAAGGTGTCCTTCCGGGGCCTGAGGCGCCAGGTGTCCGCCTCCGAGCTGCACACGTCCGGGATCCTGGGCCCCGAGACCCTGCGGGACCTGGCCCAGGGCACCAAGACCCTGCAGGAGGTGACGGAGATGGACTCGGTCAAGCGCTACCTGCAGGGCACGAGCTGCATCGCGGGCGTGCTGGTGCCCGCCAAGGACGAGCCCGGGCGGCAGGAGAAGATGAGCATCTACCAGGCCATGTGGAAGGGCGTCCTGCGGCCCGGCACGGCCCTGGTGCTGCTGGAGGCGCAGGCGGCCACCGGCTTCGTCATCGACCCCGTGCGCAACCAGAGGCTGTCCGTGGAGGAGGCGGTGGCCGCGGGCGTGGTGGGCGGCGAGATCCAGGAGAAGCTGCTGTCGGCGGAGCGCGCCGTCACCGGCTACACCGACCCCTACACCGGGGAGCAGATCTCCCTGTTCCAGGCCATGAAGAAGGACCTCATCGTCCGCGACCACGGCATCCGCCTGC AGGCCCAGATCGCCACGGGCGGCATCATCGACCCGGTGCACAGCCACCGCGTGCCCGTGGACGTGGCCTACCAGCGCGGCTACTTCGACGAGGAGATGAGCCGCGTCCTGGCGGACCCGAGCGACGACACCAAGGGCTTCTTCGACCCCAACACGCACGAGAACCTCACCTACGTGCAGCTGCTGCGCCGTTGCGTGCTCGACCCCGAGACGGGGCTCTACATGCTGCAGCTGGCCGGCCGGGGCTCCGCCGTGCACCAGCTGAGCGAGGAGCTGCGCGGCGCCCTGCGTGAGGCCCGCGTGGCGCCGGGCCCCGGCGTCCTCCAGGGCCAGAGCGTCTCCGTCTGGGAGCTCCTGTTCTACCGCGAGGTGCCCGAGGGCCTGCGGCAGGACCTGCTGGGCAGGTACCGGGCGGGCGCGCTGACCGTGCAGGAGGTGGGCGCCGCCCTGACCTCGCAGCTGGCCCGCGCCGACGACGGGAGCCCGCGCCCGGCCCCCCCGGACCCCCGCGGGGCCCTGCGTGCCGCCACCATGGAGGTCAAGGTGGGCCGCCTGCGGGGGCCGGCGGTGCCCGTGTGGGACGTGCTGGCCTCCGGCTACGTGAGCGGCGCCACGCGGGAGCAGCTGCTGGCCGGCTTCGGCTCGGGGACGCTGGGCTTGCCGGCGCTGACCCGCAGGCTGACCACCATCatcgaggaggcggaggcggccggCGGGACCGAGCGCGTGCAGCGGGGCGCCGCCCGCGGCCCGCAGGAGGCCCGGCCAGCCGGGCGCGGGGGCTCGGACGGCGACGCGGGGCCCTCCCCGGGCCAGGccgagggccaggccgagg TTCCGGGGGCAGCGGCCCTCCGTGTGGGAGGTCCTCTTCTCGTCCTACCTGAGCCGGGCCGCCGGGACGAGCTCCTGGCCCAGCACGCGGCCGGCGCCCTGGCCGTGCCCGCCCTGGTCGCCGTCCTCACCCGGGCCATCGAGGAGGCGGAGGAGCGGCTGAGCAAGGTGTCCTTCCGGGGCCTGAGGCGCCAGGTGTCCGCCTCCGAGCTGCACACGTCCGGGATCCTGGGCCCCGAGACCCTGCGGGACCTGGCCCAGGGCACCAAGACCCTGCAGGAG CTGCATTGCGGGCGTGCTGGTGCCCGCCAAGGACGAGCCCGGCGGCAGGAGAAGATGAGCATCTACCAGGCCATGTGGAAGGGCGTCCTGCGGCCCGGCACGGCCCTGGTGCTGCTGGAGGCGCAGGCGGCCACCGGCTTCGTCATCGACCCCGTGCGCAACCAGAGGCTGTCCGTGGAGGAGGCGGTGGCCGCGGGCGTGGTGGGCGGCGAGATCCAGGAGAAGCTGCTGTCGGCGGAGCGCGCCGTCACCGGCTACACCGACCCCTACACCGGGGAGCAGATCTCCCTGTTCCAGGCCATGAAGAAGGACCTCATCGTCCGCGACCACGGCATCCGCCTGCTGGAGGCCCAGATCGCCACGGGCGGCATCATCGACCCGGTGCACAGCCACCGCGTGCCCGTGGACGTGGCCTACCAGCGCGGCTACTTCGACGAGGAGATGAGCCGCGTCCTGGCGGACCCGAGCGACGACACCAAGGGCTTCTTCGACCCCAACACGCACGAGAACCTCACCTACGTGCAGCTGCTGCGCCGTTGCGTGCTCGACCCCGAGACGGGGCTCTACATGCTGCAGCTGGCCGGCCGGGGCTCCGCCGTGCACCAGCTGAGCGAGGAGCTGCGCGGCGCCCTGCGTGAGGCCCGCGTGGCGCCGGGCCCCGGCGTCCTCCAGGGCCAGAGCGTCTCCGTCTGGGAGCTCCTGTTCTACCGCGAGGTGCCCGAGGGCCTGCGGCAGGACCTGCTGGGCAG CTGGCCCGCGCCGACGACGGGAGCCCGCGCCCGGCCCCCCCGGACCCCCAGCGGGGCCCTGCGTGCCGCCACCATGGAGGTCAAGGTGGGCCGCCTGCGGGGGCCGGCGGTGCCCGTGTGGGACGTGCTGGCCTCCGGCTACGTGAGCGGTGCCACGCGGGAGCAGCTGCTGGCCGGCTTCGGCTCGGGGACGCTGGGCTTGCCGGCGCTGACCCGCAGGCTGACCACCATCatcgaggaggcggaggcggccggCGGGACCGAGCGCGTGCAGCGGGGCGCCGCCCGCGGCCCGCAGGAGGCCCGGCCAGCCGGGCGCGGGGGCTCGGACGGCGACGCAGG GGCGGCGCCGAGCCCCGCCGCTGCCGGCGGCCCCCAGGAGCAGGCCCTGCGTGCGGCCACCATGGAGGTGCACGCCGGGCAGTTCCGGGGGCAGCGGCCCTCCGTGTGGGAGGTCCTCTTCTCGTCCTACCTGAGCCGGGCCCGCCGGGACGAGCTCCTGGCCCAGCACGCGGCCGGCGCCCTGGCCGTGCCCGCCCTGGTCGCCGTCCTCACCCGGGCCATCGAGGAGGCGGAGGAGCGGCTGAGCAAGGTGTCCTTCCGGGGCCTGAGGCGCCAGGTGTCCGCCTCCGAGCTGCACACGTCCGGGATCCTGGGCCCCGAGACCCTGCGGGACCTGGCCCAGGGCACCAAGACCCTGCAGGAGGTGACGGAGATGGAC TCGGTCAAGCGCTACCTGCAGGGCACGAGCTGCATCGCGGGCGTGCTGGTGCCCGCCAAGGACGAGCCCGGGCGGCAGGAGAAGATGAGCATCTACCAGGCCATGTGGAAGGGCGTCCTGCGGCCCGGCACGGCCCTGGTGCTGCTGGAGGCGCAGGCGGCCACCGGCTTCGTCATCGACCCCGTGCGCAACCAGAGGCTGTCCGTGGAGGAGGCGGTGGCCGCGGGCGTGGTGGGCGGCGAGATCCAGGAGAAGCTGCTGTCGGCGGAGCGCGCCGTCACCGGCTACACCGACCCCTACACCGGGGAGCAGATCTCCCTGTTCCAGGCCATGAAGAAGGACCTCATCGTCCGCGACCACGGCATCCGCCTGCTGGAGGCCCAGATCGCCACGGGCGGCATCATCGACCCGGTGCACAGCCACCGCGTGCCCGTGGACGTGGCCTACCAGCGCGGCTACTTCGACGAGGAGATGAGCCGCGTCCTGGCGGACCCGAGCGACGACACCAAGGGCTTCTTCGACCCCAACACGCACGAGAACCTCACCTACGTGCAGCTGCTGCGCCGTTGCGTGCTCGACCCCGAGACGGGGCTCTACATGCTGCAGCTGGCCGGCCGGGGCTCCGCCGTGCACCAGCTGAGCGAGGAGCTGCGCGGCGCCCTGCGTGAGGCCCGCGTGGCGCCGGGCCCCGGCGTCCTCCAGGGCCAGAGCGTCTCCGTCTGGGAGCTCCTGTTCTACCGCGAGGTGCCCGAGGGCCTGCGGCAGGACCTG